The DNA window gtgagctctctctctgttacactcactgtcctattctcagtgtgagctctatctctgttgcactcactgtcctattctcagtgtgagctctctctctgttacactcactgtcctattctcagtgtgagctctctctctgttacactcactgccctattctcagtgtgagctctctctgttacactcactgccctattctcagtgtgagctctctctctgttacactcattgccctattctcagtgtgagctctctctctgttacactcactgtcctattctcagtgtgagctctctctctgttacactcactgtcctattctcagtgtgagctctctctctgttacactcactgccctattctcagtgtgagctctctctctgttacactcactgtcctattctcagtttgagctccccctctgttacactcactgccctattctcagtgtgagctctctctctgttacactcactgtcctattctcagtttgagctccccctctgttacactcactgccctagtctcagtgtgagctctctctctgttacactcactgtcctgttctcagtttgagctccccctctgttacactcattgccctattctcagtgtgagctctctctctgttacactcactgccctattctcagtttgagctctctctctgttacactcactgccctattctcactttgagctctctctctgttacactcactgccctattctcaatgtgagctccccctctgttacactcactgccctattctcagtgtgagctctctctctgttacactcactgtcctattctcaatgtgagctctctctctgttacactcactgtcctattctcagtgtgagctctctctctgttacactcattgccctattctcagtgtgagctctctctctgttacactcactgccctattctcagtgtgagctctctccctgttacactcactgtcctattctcagtgtgagctctctctgttacactcactgccctattctcagtgtgagctctctctccgTTACACTcagtgccctattctcagtgtgagctctctctctctgttacactcactgtcctattctcagtttgagctccccctctattacactcactgccctattctcagtgtgagctctctctctgttacactcactgtcctattctcagtttgagctccccctctgttacactcactgccctcgtctcagtgtgagctctctctctgttgcactcactgtcctattctcagtttgagctccccctctgttacactcactgtcctattctcagtgtgagctctctctctgttacactcactgccctattctcaatgtgagctccccctctgttacactcactgtcctattctcagtgtgagctctctctctgttacactcactgtcctgttctcagtctgagctctctctctgtgacactctgccctattctcagtgtgagctctctctctcttatacacactgtcctattctcagtgtgagctctctctctgtaacactcattgccctattctcagtgtgagctctctctctgttacactcactgccctattctcagtgtgagctctctctctgttacactcactaacctattctcagtgtgtgagctctctctctgttacgctcattgccctattctcagtgtgagctctctctctgttacactcactgcgctattctcagtttgagctctctctctgttacactcactgccctattctcaatgtgagctccccctctgttacactcactgccctattctcagtgtgagctctctctctgttgcactcactgccctattctcaatgtgagctctctctctgttacactcactgtcctattctcaatgtgagctctctctctgttacactcactgtcctattctcaatgtgagctctctctctgttacactcactgccctattctcagtgtgagctctctctctgttgcactcactgccctattctcaatgtgagctctctctcagttacactcactgtcctattctcaatgtgagctctctctctgttacactcactgtcctattctcagtgtgagctctatctctgttgcactcactgccctattctcagtgtgtgagctctctctctgttacactcactgtcctattctcactgtgagctctctctctgttacactcactgtcctattctcactgtgagctctctctctgttgcactcactgtcctattctcagtgtgagctctgtctctgttacactcactgtcctattctcagtgtgtgagctctctctctgttgcactcactgtcctattctcagtgtgagctctctctctgttacactcactgtcctattctcactgtgagctctctctctgttgcactcactgccctattctcagtgtgagctctctctctgttacactcactgtcctattctcactgtgagctctctctctgttacactcactgccttattctcagtgtgtgagctctctctctgatacactcactgccctattctcagtgtgagctctctctgttacacttactgtcctattctcagtgtgagctctctctctctgttacactcactgtcctattctcagtgtgagctctctctctgtgacactctgtcctattctcagtgtgagctctctctctgttacactcactgccctattctcagtgtgagctctctctctgttatactcactgtcctattctcagtgtgagctctctctctgttgcactcactgccctattctcagtgtgagctctctctgttacactcactgccctattctcagtgtgagctctctctctgttacactcattgccctattctcagtgtgagctctctctctctgttacactcactgccctattctcagtgtgagctctctctctgttacactcactgtcctattctcagtttgagctccccctctgttgcactcactgccctattctcagtgtgagctctctctctgttacactcactgccctattctcagtgtgagctctctctctgttacactcactgccctattctcaatgtgagctccccctctgttacactcattgccctattctcagtgtgagctctctctctgttacactcactgccctattctcaatgtgagctctatctctgttacactcactgccctattctcagtgtgagctctctctctccgttacactcactgtcctattctcagtgtgagctccctctctgttacactcactgccctattctcagtgtgagctctctctctgttacactcactgccctattctcagtgtgagctctctctctgttacactcactgccctattctcagtgtgagctctctctctgttgcactcactgccctattctcagtgtgagctctctctctgttacactcactgtcctattctcagtgtgagctctctctctgttacactcactgtcctattctcagtgtgagctctctctctgttacactcactgtcctattctcagtgtgagctctctctctgttacactcactgtcctattctcagtgtgagctctctctctgttgcactcactgccctattctcagtgtgagctctctctctgttacactcattgccctattctcagtgtgagctctctctctgttacactcactgccctattctcagtgtgagctctctctctgttacactcactgccctattctcagtgtgagctctctctctgttacactcactgtcctattctcagtgtgagctctctctctgttacactcactgtcctattctcagtgtgagctctctctctgttacactcactgccctattctcagtgtgtgagctctctctctgttacactcactgccctattctcagtgtgtgagctatctctgttacactcactgccttattctcagtgtgtgagctctctctctgttacactcattgccctattctcagtgtgagctctctctctgttacactctgtcctattctcagtgtgagctctctctctgttacactcactgtcctattctcagtgtgagctctctctctgttacactcactgtcctattctcagtgtgagctctctctctgttacactcactgccctattctcaatgtgagctccccctctgttacactcattgccctattctcagtgtgagctctctctctgttacactcactgccctattctcaatgtgagctctctctctgttacactcactgtcctattctcagtgtgagctctctctctgttacactcactgtcctattctcagtgtgagctctctctctgttacactcactgccctattctcagtgtgagctctctctgttacactcactgtcctattctcagtgtgtgagctctctctctgttgcactcactgtcctattctcagtgtgagctctctctctgttacactcactgtcctattctcactgtgagctctctctctgttacactcactgtcctattctcagtgtgagctctctctctgttacactcactgtcctattctcagtgtgagctctctctctgttacactcactgccctattctcagtgtgagctctctctgttacactcactgtcctattctcagtgtgtgagctctctctctgttgcactcactgtcctattctcagtgtgagctccccctctgttacactcactgtcctattctcagtgtgagctctctctctgttacactcactgccctattctcagtgtgagctctctctgttacactcactgtcctattctcagtgtgagctctctctctgttgcactcactgtcctattctcagtgtgagctctctctgttgcactcactgtcctattctcagtgtgagctctctctctgttacactcattgccctattctcagtgtgagctctctctctgttacactcactgccctattctcaatgtgagctctctctctgttacactcactgtcctattctcagtgtgagctctctgttacactcactgtcctattctcagtgtgtgagctctctctctgttgcactcactgtcctattctcagtgtgagctctctctctgttacactcactgccctattctcagtgtgagctctctctgttacactcactgtcctattctcagtgtgtgagctctctctctgttacactcactgtcctattctcagtgtgtgagctctctctctgttacactcactgtcctattctcagtgtgtgagctctctctctgttacactcactgtcctattctcagtgtgtgagctctctctctgtgacactcactgtcctatcctcagtgtgtgagctctctctctgttgcactcactgtcctattctcagtgtgagctctctctctgttacactcactgtcctattctcactgtgagctctctctctgttacactcactgtcctattctcactgtgagctctctctctgttacactcactgtcctattctcagtgtgagctctctctctgttacactcactgtcctattctcagtgtgagctctctctctgttacactcactgtcctattctcagtgtgagctctctctctctgttacactcactgtcctattctcagtgtgagctctctcctcctctgaccCAGACTCTGCCCATTCCCATTTATCCCATTCCCAGTAAAAGAATGGACTCATCATTTGTCTGTTGTAGAAACATTTCATTGAGTTTTGTTCCATAAAATTATAGAAAAACAAACAGATTAAAGTTTGGAACTGGTGCATGGATCACGGGTAGGAGAAAGAGTAGGAATGAATGAACAGAtggccagagagaggggtgggtagagggagtgggagtgattgGGCGGGGGCCGAGGGAATGGGAGGGAATGGACGGGGGCCGGGGGGGTCgagggagtgggagtgaatggaaagggggccagaggtgggggggagtgggagcaggggtgttgattgtattcaggcGATTTCTATCAACACCCGCAGACAGAAATCGCCTGACTACAATCAACACCCGCTGACAGAAATCGCCTGACTACAATCAACACCCGCTGACAGAAATCGCCTGACTACAATCAACACCCGCTGACAGAAATCGCCTGACTACAATCAACACCCGCTGACAGAAATCGCCTGACTACAATCAGTGggtgttgattgtattcaggtgattTCTGTCAGTGggtgttgattgtattcaggcGATTTCCGTCAGTGGGTGTTGACTGTATTCAGGTGATTTCCGTCAGTGggtgttgattgtattcaggcGATTTCCGTCAGTGggtgttgattgtattcaggcGATTTCCGTCAGTGggtgttgattgtattcaggcGATTTCCGTCAGTGggtgttgattgtattcaggtgattTCGATCAGTGggtgttgattgtattcagggtCTGTGTCAATTGGGACTCtcatatccatttataggagagctgatcgagggtgtggggtgggtgtaaggggaatctctgtgaataaaggttggaAGGAACTGAAgagcaggctccagtattctatccttcaccactgggctatccaatttataacagggTTGTGGGGCTCGGGAGGGGGCTGTAGTGGGACAAGGACCGGGtgacactgccccctcccccggaGCTCTTACATTCACATTGGATCACTGCACACACCAGGGAAAGGTGGACTGTCCTGTGCAATATAGAATGGAATAGTTCAGAATGTTGATGGCGACAGGACACAACGTTGGTGACGATGCAGTGAGAGCTGAACCCGGGAAACTGCTCACTTCCCCCTCCGGACCTCGCAGCGGTACATGAGGATTTTAAAGTTGATGAGTTTCCCCAATAGGTTGGGGAAGAGCAGCTCACCCTGTAACTGGAACCCCAAGTCCTGGTACAGTCTCTGTGCTTCACACTGCAGCATTGATGTGCCCAGCACCACTTCCTCCAAGCCATTTTCTCGGGCAAACAGGATGACAGTGCGGCACAAGGCCTTGGCAATGCCACGACGGCGGTATGCCTTTCTGACCGACAGTCGCTTTAGCTCCAGGTTGGCATGAGACAGGTCTGAGCGCCTGGCACTCACAGTCCCCACCACAACCCCTTGACACTCTGCCACCCAGAAACAGGCATCGTCCTTCATCATGTAGGTCTCCTGGATGTCCAGCAGGTCACTGTTGAAGGTCTCTTCGATGTACTTCGACCAGAAGAAGGTGACCAGCTGTTGTGCTGTGGCCAGAATGAGTGCCAGAGCCAGGAGAGGCAGGATGAGCGACTGGGAACTCACCAGGAGCAGACAAAACACGGTCACCAGGAGCAGCTGGGCCCAGGGCTGTCTCAGCAGGTGGAAGCAGGCAGCAGGGACATGCTCGTACATTCCTGCTGCAAAGATCTCGCGGACAGGCTGATAATCCATGGCTTCATATCGCCTGATGGTAAAGTCAGTCATGTTCactcaacaaggacctggagaaccaCAGATACAGTTACAGGGTCAGAGGGAGTCACGAGCCGCGGGGACGGTCAGAGGGAGTCACGAGCCGCGGGGACGGTCAGAGGGAGTCACGAGCCGCGGGGACGGTCAGAGGGAGTCACGAGCCGCGGGGACGGTCAGAGGGAGTCACGAGCCGCGGGGACGGTCAGAGGGAGTCACGAGCCGCGGGGACGGTCAGAGGGAGTCACGAGCCGCGGGGACGGTCAGAGGGAGTCACGAGCCGCGGGGACGGTCAGAGGGAGTCACGAGCCGCGGGGACGGTCAGAGGGAGTCACGAGCCGCGGGGACGGTCAGAGGGAGTCACGAGCCGCGGGGACGGTCAGAGGGAGTCACGAGCCGCGGGGACGGTCACAGGGAGTCACGAGCCGCGGGGACGGTCAGAGGGAGTCACGAGCCGCGGGGACGGTCACAGGGAGTCACGAGCCGCGGGGACGGTCACAGGGAGTCACGAGCCGCGGGGACGGTCAGAGGGAGTCACGAGCCGCGGGGACGGTCAGAGGGAGTCACGAGCCGCGGGGACGGTCAGAGGGAGTCACGAGCCGCGGGTACGGTCACAGGGAGTCACGAGCCGCGGGTACGGTCACAGGGAGTCACGAGCCGCGGGTACGGTCACAGGGAGTCACGAGCCGCGGGTACGGTCACAGGGAGTCACGAGCCGCGGGTACGGTCACAGGGAGTCACGAGCCGCGGGTACGGTCAGAGGGAGTCACGAGCCGCGGGGACGGTCAGAGGGAGTCACGAGCCGCGGGGACGGTCACAGGGAGTCACGAGCCGCGGGGACGGTCACAGGGAGTCACGAGCCGCGGGTACGGTCAGAGGGAGTCACGAGCCGCGGGGACGGTCACAGGGAGTCACGAGCCGCGGGGACGGTCAGAGGGAGTCACGAGCCGCGGGTACGGTCAGAGGGAGTCACGAGCCGCGGGGACGGTCAGAGGGAGTCACGAGCCGCGGGGACGGTCACAGGGAGTCACGAGCCGCGGGTACGGTCACAGGGAGTCACGAGCCGCGGGGACGGTCACAGGGAGTCACGAGCCGCGGGGACGGTCACAGGGAGTCACGAGCCGCGGGGACGGTCACAGGGAGTCACGAGCCGCGGGTACGGTCACAGGGAGTCACGAGCCGCGGGTACGGTCACAGGGAGTCACGAGCCGCGGGTACGGTCACAGGGAGTCACGAGCCGCGGGGACGGTCACAGCGAGTCACGAGCCGCGGGTACGGTCACAGGGAGTCACGAGCCGCGGGTACGGTCACAGGGAGTCACGAGCCGCGGGTACGGTCACAGGGAGTCACGAGCCGCGGGTACGGTCACAGGGAGTCACGAGCCGCGGGTACGGTCACAGGGAGTCACGAGCCGCGGGTACGGTCAGAGGGAGTCACGAGCCGCGGGTACGGTCAGAGGGAGTCACGAGCCGCGGGGACGGTCAGAGGGAGTCACGAGCCGCGGGGACGGTCACAGGGAGTCACGAGCCGCGGGGACGGTCACAGGGAGTGACGAGCCGCGGGGACGGTCACAGGGAGTGACGAGCCGCGGGGACGGTCACAGGGAGTGACGAGCCGCGGGTACGGTCAGAGCGAGTCACGAGCCGCGGGGagagttgctctctctccctctacataTGTCAGGAGTCGaaaaacaccaggttatagtccaacagctttatttgaaatcacaacctttcggagctttgctccttcgtcaggtgaagctgttggactataacctggtgctgtgcgactccttacatttctccaccccagtccatcaccggcatctccacatcatccctctatataggaacaggagtaggccattcagcccctcgtgcctgctccgccatttgataagatcatcgctgatctgtgatctaactccatatacctgcctttggcccatatcccttaatacctttggttgccaaaaagctatctatctcagatttaaatttagcaattgagctagtatcaattgccgtttgcggaagagagttccaaacttctaccaccctttgtgtgtagaaatgttttctgatctcactcctgaaaggtctggttctaatttttagactgtgccccctactcctagaatccccaaccagcggaaataatttctctctatccaccctatccgttccccttaatatcttataaacttcgatcagatcaccccttaaccttctaaactccagagaatacaaccccaatttgtgtaatctctcctcgtaacttaacccctgaagtccgggtatcattctagtaaacctacgctgcactccctccaagaccaatatgtccttccgaaggtgcagtgcccagaactgctcacagtactccaggtgcggtctaaccagggttttgtatagctgcagcataacttctgcccccttgtactccagtcctcgagatataaaggccagcattccattagccttcttgattattttctgcacctgttcatgacacttcaatgatcgatgtacctgaacccctaagtccctttggacatccactgttttaaactttttaccatttagaaagtaccctgttctacccttttttaatccaaagtggatgacctcacatttgtctacattgaattccatttgccacagttttgcccattcacctaatctatcaatatcgctttgtaattttatgttttcatctacactgcttacaatgccaccaatctttgtgtcatcggcaaacttagatatgagactttctatgccttcatctaagtcgttaataaatattgtgaataattgaggccccaagacagatccctgcgggactccactagtcacatcctgccaatgtgagtaccttcccattatccctactctctgtcacctttcgctcagccaacttcctaaccaagtccgtacttttccctcgattccatgggcttctaacttagctaacagtctctgatgtgggactttatcaaatgccttctggaagtccatataaataacatccattgacattcccctgtccactactttagtcacctcttcaaaaaattcaatcaggtttgtcaggcacgacctacctttcacaaatccatgctggctctctctgattaactgaaaattctcgaggtgttcagtcaccctatccttaattatagactccagcattttccccacaacagatgttaggctaactggtctataattccctggtttccctctctctcctttcttaaaaagcggagtgacgtgcagttttccaatctcgagggacagttcctgaatctagagaactttgaaagattatagttcgggcatctgcaatgtgctcacctacttcctttaaaaccctgggatggaaaccatctggtcctggggatttgtcattctttagtgctattattttcttcattactgttgctttacttatgttaattttattgagtccctgtccccaattcaatattagttttcttgggatttccggcatgctatcctctttttctactttaaatactgacgcaaagtaattgttcaacatgtccgccatttccccattgtcaatgacaatatccccactttcagtttttaaggggccaacactgctcctgaccaccctctttttcctaatataactagaaaagttcttcatattggttttgatatcccttgggagtttcttttcatactctctttttgtacctcttactatctgttttgtgaccctttgttgatctttgtatctttcccattcgccaggatctgtgccattttttgcctttttgtatgccctttccttatgtcttatactctcccttacctctttagttgtccatggctgtttttttttggcaagtagagttcttgcccctcaggggtataaaccgattctgtatcacgttcaatgtttctttaaacatttcccactgatcatcagtcgttttacccattatcagatttgcccagtttactgtggacagtctctgtctcatcccattgaagtcggccttacccaagtctggaatcttagcagctgactcacttttttccctttcaaatactacattgaactcgatcatgttatgatcgctattggatagatgttcacgtacagttaagctgttaactaaatctggttcattactcattactaaatctagtatggcttgcccccttgttgcctctgggacatactgctgtagaaaactatcccggacacactcaagaaattcactacctttctgacagttgctagtctgcttttcccaatctatgtgaaggttaaagtcccccattaagaccactatgcctttcttacacgcttgtctaatctctgcatttatacaatcgagcacttcagagctgctgccagggctcctatacacaactcccactatagtctcagatcctttcctatttctcaattcaacccataaggtctctgttggctgcttacctctcgttatatcctcctttatcattgaagtgatttcatctctattcattaaggctactcctccccctcttccattttccctatctctcctgtagaccttataacccggtatatttagttcccaatcctgaccatcctgcagccatgtctcagtaatagctatcatgtcataccctccaatttgaatttgaacctgtagttcatttaatttattccttatactccgtgcatttgtgcatagaactcttagttgggacacacacccgagcctgaccttcagctttgatgctgggttaatcaccttacgccttcgagtttttattttatctgccgtgcctaaagtacactttctttctgctgctctacgcttttccctttcacttgttcttgaacaactgtttgtactatttgtattgtaaatttcccctgggtcttcccctctcttgctgctctcaactttactcccttctgactccccgctcaggttcccatccccctgccactcgagtttaaaccttccccaacagcacgagcaaacacccccgcgaggacattggtcccagtcctgctcgggtgtaacccgtcacgcttgtacaggtcccaccttccccagaaccggtcccaatgtcccaggaatctaaatccctccctcctacaccatccctgcagccacgcattcatccggtctattctcctgttcctatactcacgagcacgtggcactgggagtaatcctgagatcactacctttgaagtcctgctttttaatttatctccgaactccttaaattcaccttgcaggacctcatccctttttttacctatgtcgttggtaccgatatgtctctctctctcactctccccgtgtgtctcacactccccccccacccccctccccctcacactccccccccacccccctccccctcacactccccccccaccccccctccccctcacactcccccccccaccccccctccccctcacactccccccccacccccccctccccctcacactcccccccccaccccccctccccctcacactcccccccctcacactcccccccccaccccccctccccctcacactccccccccctccccctcacactccccccccctccccctcactctcccccccccctccccctcactctccccccccccctccccctcactctccccccccaccccccctccctctcacactcccccccccaccccccctccccctcacactcccccctccccctcacactccccccccaccccccctccccctcccaatcccccccaccccccctccatctcactctccccccccccaccgtctcacactccccccccctcccactcc is part of the Heptranchias perlo isolate sHepPer1 unplaced genomic scaffold, sHepPer1.hap1 HAP1_SCAFFOLD_732, whole genome shotgun sequence genome and encodes:
- the nat8 gene encoding N-acetyltransferase family 8 member 7, encoding MTDFTIRRYEAMDYQPVREIFAAGMYEHVPAACFHLLRQPWAQLLLVTVFCLLLVSSQSLILPLLALALILATAQQLVTFFWSKYIEETFNSDLLDIQETYMMKDDACFWVAECQGVVVGTVSARRSDLSHANLELKRLSVRKAYRRRGIAKALCRTVILFARENGLEEVVLGTSMLQCEAQRLYQDLGFQLQGELLFPNLLGKLINFKILMYRCEVRRGK